A window from Mycolicibacterium tokaiense encodes these proteins:
- a CDS encoding TRAP transporter small permease, whose protein sequence is MTSEVLFGSAPKTSGVRRVVWRISAILARTELAVATVGLILLVVLILVQAGTRIGLDLGLSWPGEASRYLFIWSSFLGGAAAVHWKEEIRVDVLTPIVERVTTPDRAPGVILTVQRTSAFLAACFFTYLAMLCVQQVMFLLEVGTVSVVMGLPMWTVGAALLVAAVTSVFHYVAVLLNEPLADELLTRADSAEQAVP, encoded by the coding sequence GTGACCTCTGAGGTCCTCTTCGGCTCGGCTCCGAAGACATCCGGTGTCCGTCGGGTGGTCTGGCGGATCAGTGCAATCCTGGCCCGGACCGAACTCGCGGTCGCGACGGTGGGCCTGATCCTGCTGGTGGTGCTGATCCTGGTGCAGGCCGGCACCCGCATCGGACTGGATCTGGGCCTGTCCTGGCCCGGCGAAGCCAGTCGATACCTGTTCATCTGGTCGTCGTTCCTCGGTGGGGCAGCCGCGGTGCACTGGAAGGAGGAGATCCGCGTGGACGTCCTGACCCCCATCGTCGAGCGGGTCACCACGCCCGACCGCGCGCCCGGGGTCATCCTCACCGTCCAGCGCACGTCGGCGTTCCTGGCCGCGTGCTTCTTCACCTATCTCGCGATGCTGTGTGTGCAGCAGGTGATGTTCCTGCTCGAGGTCGGCACCGTGTCGGTGGTGATGGGATTGCCGATGTGGACGGTGGGCGCAGCACTGTTGGTGGCCGCCGTCACCAGCGTCTTCCATTATGTCGCGGTGCTGCTCAATGAGCCGCTGGCCGACGAATTGCTCACCAGGGCGGACTCCGCTGAACAGGCGGTGCCGTGA
- a CDS encoding TRAP transporter substrate-binding protein has product MKRKVLTGLIAGAVTVCVVTACGGSGGDDGSTTLTLGSAAAPTNAMTPAAEQFKEAVESGTDGRVRVTLQLNGVVGDEFTMSESIQRGTLDMGIISDFGLSGVEPAVSVAGLPYLFTDMDQVKEHYYNGFLGEYSAGKLAEHGIRVLAWGDNSFRALSNSVRPVENASDIEGLNLRVTQVPVLIDYFEALGARVTPLPITETLTSLQQGLVDGQENGVNLTASFGFGDAQEYMTITNHAYSAVGFVINEQAFEGLSEADRQVVQDAATEAAAFEVEQNIQDVETNRQKLEDGGIVFSELTPEAAGVLREQAERVWADSAGNFDPEIMEQIQTTLGAQ; this is encoded by the coding sequence ATGAAGCGAAAAGTACTGACCGGGCTGATCGCCGGCGCCGTGACCGTCTGTGTGGTGACAGCCTGCGGCGGTTCGGGTGGCGATGACGGTTCCACCACCCTGACGCTGGGATCGGCAGCGGCACCCACCAACGCCATGACACCGGCAGCCGAGCAGTTCAAAGAGGCTGTCGAATCGGGCACCGACGGTCGCGTCCGGGTGACCTTGCAGCTCAACGGGGTGGTGGGGGATGAGTTCACCATGTCGGAGTCCATCCAGCGCGGGACCCTCGACATGGGCATCATCAGCGACTTCGGCCTCAGCGGCGTCGAGCCTGCCGTGTCAGTGGCCGGCCTGCCGTATCTGTTCACCGACATGGATCAGGTCAAGGAGCACTACTACAACGGGTTCCTCGGTGAGTACAGCGCCGGCAAGCTCGCCGAACACGGCATCAGGGTACTGGCATGGGGGGACAACAGCTTTCGCGCACTGTCCAACTCCGTTCGGCCCGTGGAGAACGCCTCGGACATCGAGGGACTGAACCTGCGGGTCACCCAGGTGCCGGTGCTCATCGACTACTTCGAAGCCCTCGGCGCCCGGGTCACTCCTCTGCCCATCACCGAGACCCTCACTTCGCTGCAGCAGGGACTGGTCGACGGTCAGGAGAACGGCGTGAACCTCACCGCAAGCTTCGGTTTCGGGGACGCCCAGGAGTACATGACCATCACCAACCACGCCTACAGCGCTGTCGGATTCGTCATCAACGAGCAGGCTTTCGAGGGTCTGTCGGAAGCCGACCGCCAGGTGGTGCAGGACGCTGCGACCGAGGCCGCAGCCTTCGAGGTGGAGCAGAACATCCAGGATGTGGAGACCAACCGTCAGAAGCTCGAAGACGGCGGAATCGTCTTCAGCGAACTGACTCCCGAGGCCGCCGGCGTCCTGCGTGAGCAGGCCGAGCGGGTCTGGGCCGATTCCGCCGGCAATTTCGACCCCGAGATCATGGAGCAGATTCAGACCACACTCGGTGCGCAGTGA
- a CDS encoding class I adenylate-forming enzyme family protein, which translates to MLLTLADYLDQAAAKNPDGEAWVQGERSVTYGDLHRRSALVSRALQASGLQQEDRCAFLLRNCGEIVDLWFGMARCGVTAAPVNFRSVERELCHVIAVSEPLILITETSFLPVVAAARERLTDRALEYVVIGRPDEIPDWAVPYDTWLTRGGGRSTDRRPVDPETPFFLGFTSGTTGAPKGALVSHRGLIRNGLSLIAEYGAPSERDHRFLTVMPMFHSNSTWFGISCVMAAATNVIAPGPSFDPEAILATIAAQRITHTSVVPTMLKRLVDVGQERASAHDLGSLKHFLCGSAPISAALKDEVESHLRCSVNEGYGATETGIVSSLRPGDPPDKKSSVGRPVIGMQVQIRDPDGKAVPAGTVGEVWVRGESVLLTAYRGRPDATAEALHPDGWCTAGDMGSLDKDGYLFLADRKNDLIISGGENVYPSEVENVLLMHPAVAEVAVVGQADAHWGEIVRAVVACKPGARCDVADLQSHCRRELAGFKVPRVVDLVDELPKSPTGKILRRLVRIRDNAEQ; encoded by the coding sequence ATGTTGTTGACGCTGGCCGACTACCTCGACCAGGCAGCGGCGAAGAACCCCGACGGGGAAGCCTGGGTGCAGGGCGAGAGGTCGGTGACCTACGGCGACCTTCACCGGCGGTCGGCACTGGTGTCCCGGGCGCTGCAGGCATCGGGTCTGCAGCAGGAGGATCGGTGTGCGTTCCTGCTACGCAACTGCGGCGAGATCGTCGATCTCTGGTTCGGCATGGCCCGCTGCGGTGTGACGGCCGCCCCGGTCAACTTCCGATCGGTGGAACGTGAACTCTGCCACGTGATCGCGGTGTCGGAGCCGTTGATCCTGATCACCGAGACCAGCTTCCTGCCCGTGGTCGCCGCTGCACGTGAGCGCCTCACCGACCGCGCCCTTGAGTACGTCGTCATCGGCCGTCCGGATGAGATCCCGGACTGGGCAGTCCCTTACGACACGTGGCTGACCCGAGGAGGGGGGCGATCCACCGACCGGCGTCCGGTCGATCCGGAGACGCCGTTCTTCCTCGGCTTCACCTCCGGAACCACCGGCGCGCCGAAGGGGGCCCTGGTGTCGCACCGCGGACTCATCCGCAACGGCCTGTCGTTGATCGCCGAATACGGCGCACCCAGCGAGCGTGACCACCGGTTCCTCACGGTCATGCCGATGTTCCATTCGAACAGCACCTGGTTCGGCATCAGCTGCGTCATGGCGGCGGCCACCAACGTGATCGCGCCGGGACCCAGCTTCGATCCCGAGGCCATCCTGGCGACCATCGCCGCGCAACGCATCACCCACACCTCGGTGGTGCCCACCATGCTCAAGCGGCTGGTCGATGTGGGACAGGAACGCGCCAGTGCCCATGACCTGGGGTCCCTGAAGCACTTTCTGTGCGGGTCGGCTCCGATCTCAGCCGCACTCAAAGACGAGGTGGAGAGCCATCTTCGGTGTTCGGTGAACGAGGGTTACGGTGCCACCGAGACCGGCATCGTGTCCTCGCTGCGGCCAGGCGATCCACCCGACAAGAAGTCCTCGGTGGGGCGGCCGGTCATCGGGATGCAGGTGCAGATCCGGGACCCGGACGGAAAGGCCGTGCCGGCGGGCACGGTCGGGGAGGTGTGGGTGCGCGGTGAGTCGGTGCTGCTGACCGCATACCGCGGCCGCCCTGACGCCACCGCCGAGGCACTGCACCCGGACGGCTGGTGCACCGCAGGCGACATGGGCAGCCTCGACAAGGACGGCTACCTGTTCCTGGCCGACCGCAAGAACGATCTGATCATCTCCGGTGGGGAGAACGTCTACCCCTCCGAGGTGGAGAACGTCTTGCTGATGCATCCGGCCGTCGCCGAGGTGGCAGTGGTGGGGCAGGCGGACGCGCACTGGGGTGAGATCGTGCGTGCAGTCGTCGCCTGCAAGCCCGGCGCCCGCTGTGATGTTGCCGATCTGCAGTCGCATTGCCGGCGAGAACTCGCCGGATTCAAGGTGCCTCGTGTCGTCGACCTCGTCGACGAACTCCCCAAGAGCCCCACCGGGAAGATCCTGCGCCGCCTGGTGCGCATCCGTGACAACGCCGAGCAATGA
- a CDS encoding thiamine pyrophosphate-binding protein, whose protein sequence is MDDSGEDTDMPKNWPAELAVRALQREGVEAMFGLLGGHINPIQDFAYRAGIEIFQMRHEQAAVHAADGYARTTGRPGIAFATAGPGMTNTVTAMHMAYGARTPIVLLLGGHKLREDGRDTAQEADAKSVLSSVTKYFQRVTLPEQADLFIKRAFREAMTYPYGPVALEFPVDVFNYEPMAATDQLGYVPGDASPVGRPPAFDGDPDAVTHAFELIESAQRPVILAGDGVHWDGAAEQLRTFAETMSVPVNLRRHARGALQETHPLGVPAAIRKQVLAEADVVVVLGMHLNYFEGFGDWKSDATFIQISKHPSDIGVNLPTAVEITADIRSVLRQFNAITETSGRRRSPGPWPQRTAELATRWRADRDADVNRRRDTTSRIHPAVFSQELAQCLPPEVPVILDSFTASGYVVQHLDPTVTGQVMDAGLSAAFGHGIGMAIGASVARGYRPVVSVLGDGGIGLGGGDIEVAVRYGIPVVFVVYNNSALCGGLELYAYGDDYSVLGPNARGGFDVTRDMPYEQMWELIGCHGERVESPGQFPAALERALMSGKPAVINVLADRDAQPGLYETHHAKDMFWHLPADEVKEPVRLRHHEQLYERFHAGRKLVDDLG, encoded by the coding sequence GTGGATGACAGCGGAGAGGACACCGACATGCCCAAGAACTGGCCCGCAGAACTGGCCGTACGGGCTCTTCAGCGAGAAGGTGTCGAGGCAATGTTCGGCCTCCTCGGCGGACACATCAACCCCATTCAGGACTTCGCGTACCGGGCAGGCATCGAGATCTTCCAGATGCGCCACGAGCAGGCCGCGGTGCACGCCGCCGACGGGTACGCCCGCACCACCGGACGCCCCGGCATCGCATTCGCCACCGCCGGTCCCGGCATGACCAACACCGTCACCGCCATGCACATGGCCTACGGCGCGCGCACCCCGATCGTGTTGTTGCTGGGTGGGCACAAGCTACGCGAGGACGGGCGCGACACCGCGCAGGAGGCCGACGCGAAGTCGGTGCTGTCATCGGTCACGAAGTACTTTCAGCGTGTCACGCTGCCAGAACAGGCCGACCTGTTCATCAAGCGTGCGTTCCGGGAAGCGATGACCTATCCCTACGGACCGGTGGCACTCGAGTTCCCCGTCGACGTCTTCAATTACGAGCCGATGGCCGCCACCGACCAACTCGGTTACGTGCCCGGAGACGCCAGTCCGGTGGGCAGACCGCCGGCCTTCGACGGTGACCCCGACGCCGTCACCCACGCGTTCGAATTGATCGAGTCGGCACAACGTCCCGTCATCCTGGCCGGTGACGGCGTGCACTGGGATGGCGCCGCCGAGCAACTGCGCACGTTCGCCGAGACCATGTCCGTGCCGGTGAATCTGCGTCGCCACGCCCGCGGCGCGCTGCAGGAGACACATCCCCTGGGCGTGCCCGCGGCAATCCGTAAGCAGGTGCTGGCCGAGGCCGACGTGGTGGTGGTACTCGGCATGCACCTGAACTACTTCGAGGGGTTCGGCGATTGGAAGAGCGATGCCACCTTCATCCAGATCAGCAAGCACCCCAGCGATATCGGTGTCAATCTTCCCACGGCCGTCGAGATCACCGCGGACATCCGTTCGGTGCTCAGACAATTCAATGCGATAACCGAGACATCCGGCCGCCGGCGCAGCCCCGGACCGTGGCCGCAGCGCACGGCGGAGCTCGCAACTCGGTGGCGCGCCGACAGGGACGCCGATGTCAACCGCCGTCGCGACACAACTTCCCGGATCCACCCGGCAGTGTTCTCCCAGGAACTCGCCCAGTGCCTTCCTCCGGAGGTTCCGGTCATCTTGGATTCCTTCACCGCCTCCGGATACGTTGTGCAGCATCTGGATCCGACCGTCACCGGCCAGGTGATGGATGCCGGGCTGTCGGCGGCGTTCGGGCACGGGATCGGCATGGCGATCGGTGCGTCGGTGGCCCGCGGCTACCGTCCGGTGGTGTCGGTCCTCGGTGACGGCGGAATCGGCCTGGGCGGCGGCGACATCGAGGTCGCGGTCCGCTACGGCATCCCCGTGGTGTTCGTGGTCTACAACAACAGCGCCCTGTGCGGTGGGCTCGAGCTCTACGCCTATGGCGACGACTACTCGGTGCTCGGCCCCAATGCCCGCGGGGGTTTCGACGTAACCCGCGACATGCCCTACGAACAGATGTGGGAGCTGATCGGCTGCCACGGCGAGCGGGTCGAGTCACCAGGGCAGTTCCCCGCTGCGCTCGAGCGCGCGCTCATGTCCGGGAAGCCGGCGGTGATCAATGTGCTGGCCGACCGCGATGCGCAACCCGGTTTGTACGAGACACACCACGCCAAGGACATGTTCTGGCACCTGCCCGCCGACGAGGTGAAAGAGCCTGTGCGGCTGCGCCATCACGAGCAGCTCTACGAACGGTTCCACGCCGGGCGCAAGCTGGTCGACGACCTGGGCTGA
- a CDS encoding branched-chain amino acid ABC transporter substrate-binding protein produces MRGRSVSTTLGIVLTVAAVVIVTGCSGRSSSGDLRIVAVAQIDQSGKTVSAQPDPPAPADPAGSGDAICPPLSIAVAGAVDGVDSGPGVDIENGIQLAVDKHNDANPGCQVQLKTFDTQGDPGRAEEVGRQIVNDAFTIGMIGPELSQDAQSTGAIFDNAGMVAVTASATAVGLADNGWRTFFRGLGNDGVQGTAVGNYLRRELASERVCVVDDGSEYGLGLATAVRDTLGGAADPRCAASLRGDDEQSISDVVGAIQSQSPDAVFFSGYAAQAATLVRQLRDAGVTASFVGGDAVKDDQFIAEAGGAAADSVLSCSCAPVPERFVEEYTARFGTEPGPFSAGGYDLGTVLLRGIDSGAITRPALLEFVRNYDGQGLQRRYQWTDTGELTTTMVWIYRVQE; encoded by the coding sequence TTGCGCGGTCGCAGCGTCAGCACGACGTTGGGAATCGTGCTGACGGTGGCAGCCGTGGTGATCGTGACGGGGTGTTCCGGCCGGAGTTCCAGCGGGGATCTGCGGATCGTGGCCGTCGCCCAGATCGATCAGTCCGGCAAAACCGTCTCCGCGCAGCCGGATCCGCCTGCTCCCGCCGATCCGGCCGGTAGTGGCGACGCCATCTGCCCGCCGTTGTCCATTGCCGTCGCCGGTGCCGTGGACGGGGTGGACTCCGGGCCCGGCGTCGACATCGAGAACGGTATCCAGCTGGCGGTCGACAAACACAACGACGCCAACCCCGGCTGCCAGGTCCAGCTCAAGACCTTCGACACCCAGGGCGATCCCGGCCGGGCCGAGGAGGTCGGTCGGCAGATCGTCAACGACGCCTTCACCATCGGCATGATCGGCCCCGAGCTCTCGCAGGACGCGCAATCCACCGGCGCCATCTTCGACAACGCCGGCATGGTCGCGGTCACGGCCTCGGCGACAGCGGTGGGGTTGGCCGACAACGGCTGGCGCACGTTCTTCCGAGGGCTGGGCAACGATGGTGTCCAGGGCACCGCTGTCGGCAACTACCTGCGGCGCGAATTGGCCAGCGAGCGGGTCTGCGTCGTGGACGACGGCTCCGAGTACGGACTGGGGCTGGCGACCGCGGTCCGCGACACCCTGGGCGGTGCGGCCGATCCGCGCTGTGCTGCCTCATTGCGCGGGGACGACGAACAGTCCATCTCCGACGTGGTGGGCGCCATCCAGTCGCAGAGTCCCGACGCGGTGTTCTTCTCCGGATACGCCGCGCAGGCGGCGACGCTGGTCCGGCAACTCCGCGACGCCGGCGTGACCGCCTCCTTCGTCGGTGGGGACGCCGTGAAGGACGACCAGTTCATCGCCGAAGCCGGTGGGGCAGCGGCGGATTCGGTGCTGTCGTGCTCGTGCGCTCCCGTGCCGGAAAGGTTCGTCGAGGAGTACACCGCGCGCTTCGGCACGGAGCCTGGACCGTTCAGCGCGGGCGGTTACGACCTGGGCACCGTGCTGTTGCGGGGCATCGATTCCGGTGCCATCACCCGCCCGGCGCTGCTGGAGTTCGTGCGCAACTACGACGGTCAGGGTCTGCAGCGCCGCTACCAGTGGACCGACACCGGTGAACTGACCACCACCATGGTGTGGATCTACCGGGTGCAGGAGTAG
- a CDS encoding branched-chain amino acid ABC transporter permease, translated as MKHLFFVRAVLLTVFAAWAALLCAGHAGAEPAPDTQTETATVAGRLVNSGEPVAGATVQALDDAGTAAGSGESGDDGRWTFEVPVGSYTFEVVQDTLPEGVSVQGTVNREITAGRTNTVVFTFGEVRTSIETPLYERIIRLAIDGLRFGLVIAVAAIGLSLIFGTTGLTNFAHGELVTIGAVFAWVFNVTFGMPLLLASVLAIVVGIGVGWLNNAGVWRPLRRRRVGLIPQLVVSIGLAISLRYLILALFSDRSQAFADYPVSAERQWGPVAITDINLMTIIISVVVLVGVALMLQKTAIGKAMRAVSDNKDLAASSGINVERVITLVWCLGGALAALGGVLLAMSELGGRVQWEMGFKLLLLMFAGITLGGLGTAYGALLGCIVVGLLVQLSTLVINPDLKYVGGLLILIVILIVRPQGILGSRERIG; from the coding sequence GTGAAGCACTTGTTCTTCGTGCGCGCCGTCCTGCTGACGGTGTTCGCAGCATGGGCCGCACTGTTGTGCGCCGGCCACGCGGGCGCCGAACCGGCGCCCGACACCCAGACCGAGACAGCCACCGTCGCCGGCCGGCTGGTGAATTCCGGCGAACCTGTTGCGGGGGCGACGGTGCAGGCCCTCGACGACGCGGGCACCGCCGCCGGGTCCGGGGAATCGGGTGACGACGGTCGCTGGACGTTCGAAGTCCCGGTGGGCTCCTACACCTTCGAGGTGGTGCAGGACACCCTGCCCGAGGGCGTCAGCGTCCAGGGCACCGTGAACCGCGAGATCACCGCCGGGCGCACCAACACCGTCGTCTTCACCTTCGGTGAGGTGCGCACCTCGATCGAGACCCCGCTCTACGAGCGGATCATCCGGCTGGCCATCGACGGGCTGCGGTTCGGCCTGGTGATCGCCGTGGCGGCCATCGGGCTGAGCCTGATCTTCGGGACCACCGGCCTGACCAACTTCGCGCACGGCGAGCTGGTCACCATCGGAGCGGTGTTCGCCTGGGTGTTCAACGTGACGTTCGGTATGCCGCTGCTGCTGGCCTCGGTGCTGGCGATCGTGGTCGGCATCGGTGTGGGCTGGCTGAACAACGCCGGGGTGTGGAGACCACTGCGAAGACGCAGGGTGGGTCTGATCCCGCAGCTGGTGGTCTCCATCGGCCTGGCCATCAGCCTGCGCTACCTCATCCTGGCCCTGTTCTCGGATCGTTCGCAGGCGTTCGCGGACTACCCCGTGAGTGCCGAACGCCAGTGGGGACCCGTGGCCATCACCGACATCAACCTGATGACGATCATCATCAGCGTCGTCGTGCTGGTCGGGGTGGCACTGATGCTGCAGAAGACCGCTATCGGCAAGGCCATGCGCGCGGTGTCGGACAACAAGGACCTGGCCGCGTCATCGGGTATCAACGTCGAGCGGGTCATCACGCTGGTGTGGTGCCTGGGCGGCGCGCTGGCCGCCCTCGGTGGCGTGCTCCTGGCGATGTCGGAACTGGGCGGGCGCGTGCAGTGGGAGATGGGCTTCAAACTGCTGCTGCTGATGTTCGCCGGCATCACCCTCGGTGGTCTCGGTACCGCCTACGGCGCGCTGCTGGGCTGCATCGTGGTGGGTCTGCTGGTGCAGTTGTCGACCCTGGTGATCAACCCGGACCTGAAGTATGTCGGAGGCTTGCTGATCTTGATCGTCATCCTGATCGTCCGACCCCAGGGCATTTTGGGTTCCCGAGAAAGAATCGGGTGA